A DNA window from Bubalus bubalis isolate 160015118507 breed Murrah chromosome 20, NDDB_SH_1, whole genome shotgun sequence contains the following coding sequences:
- the AEN gene encoding apoptosis-enhancing nuclease has translation MGMVPQEAPESAQCPSPSLASPNAKDVLRRKHKRKSRQHQRFMARKALLQEQGLLSPLREPGHFPLPTLPGAPPGTEATSSARQRPRAESGGAACSRKPAPRDSAGPLPSKCVAIDCEMVGTGPRGRVSELARCSVVSYHGEVLYDKYIRPEMPIVDYRTRWSGITRQHMRKAIPFQVAQKEILKLLKGKVVVGHALHNDFQALKYIHPRGQTRDTTSVPSLLSQPGLHVRNRVSLKDLALQLLHKKIQVGQHGHSSVEDAMTAMELYRLVEVQWEQQVASSLRAPPEDREPDSSTDMEQYMEDQYWPEDPAQGTSGDPGAAPGRRE, from the exons ATGGGGATGGTACCCCAGGAAGCTCCTGAGTCAGCGCAGTGCCCGAGCCCTTCCCTGGCCAGCCCGAATGCCAAGGATGTGCTTCGGAGGAAGCACAAGAGGAAGAGCCGACAGCACCAGCGCTTCATGGCCCGGAAGGCCTTGCTGCAGGAGCAGGGGCTGCTGAGCCCACTCCGGGAGCCAGGACACTTCCCTCTGCCTACGCTGCCCGGGGCCCCGCCAGGCACAGAAGCCACCAGCAGTGCCAGGCAGCGTCCGAGGGCTGAATCTGGAGGTGCTGCGTGCAGCAGAAAGCCAGCCCCCAGGGACTCTGCCGGCCCCTTGCCCAGCAAGTGCGTGGCCATCGACTGCGAAATGGTGGGCACAGGACCCCGAGGGCGGGTGAGCGAGCTGGCCCGCTGCTCCGTGGTGAGTTACCACGGCGAGGTCCTCTACGACAAGTACATCCGGCCTGAGATGCCCATCGTGGACTACCGCACGCGCTGGAGCGGCATCACCCGGCAGCACATGCGCAAAGCCATCCCGTTCCAGGTGGCCCAGAAAGAG ATCCTCAAGCTCTTGAAGGGCAAGGTGGTGGTGGGCCACGCCCTGCACAACGATTTCCAGGCCCTCAAGTACATCCACCCTCGGGGCCAGACCCGGGATACCACTTCCGTCCCCAGCCTCCTCAGCCAGCCAGGGCTCCACGTCCGGAATCGTGTCTCTCTTAAGGACCTGGCCCTGCAGCTGCTGCACAAGAAGATCCAG GTGGGCCAGCACGGGCACTCGTCAGTAGAAGACGCCATGACAGCCATGGAGCTCTACCGGCTGGTGGAGGTACAGTGGGAGCAGCAGGTGGCCAGCAGCCTCCGGGCGCCGCCTGAGGACAGAGAGCCTGACAGCAGCACGGACATGGAGCAGTACATGGAGGACCAGTACTGGCCAGAGGACCCGGCCCAGGGCACCAGCGGAGACCCAGGGGCGGCGCCGGGCCGAAGGGAGTGA